Proteins encoded by one window of bacterium:
- the rpmE gene encoding 50S ribosomal protein L31 yields the protein MKKDIHPKYEKITVRCACGNAVVTRSTKKEMKVEICSQCHPFFTGKQKFIDTAGRVEKFEKKYGKKQK from the coding sequence ATATGAAAAAATTACGGTAAGATGCGCTTGTGGAAACGCTGTAGTTACTCGTTCCACAAAGAAGGAAATGAAAGTGGAAATATGTTCCCAATGTCATCCGTTTTTCACCGGCAAACAAAAATTCATAGATACGGCAGGTCGAGTGGAAAAGTTTGAAAAGAAATACGGCAAGAAACAAAAATAG